The proteins below come from a single Ictalurus punctatus breed USDA103 chromosome 24, Coco_2.0, whole genome shotgun sequence genomic window:
- the ncdn gene encoding neurochondrin: MLTLRMAETESLSGSEQNSIQQDPNQDEASGAAETSSPVAETNGLSAAQQDVLERCLHALTHAKNDSQVLAALLLITRLCPANQLDRVTLHRVFEAVGFNLPARLLVTAIRGSESSGLPPEELLSLGTALLAALSTDPDMATHPQLLSTIPLLLGLLEGGAPVSQKRAQRDTAASPTTEKTHPGAASHHTSKSTSGKEAPTSPSGLGDGDEAVQPPTSILDEAVASDCYQVLNSLCALPRGPDQLLSRGAVPALCRAVSQKQTLSCEKGLPLLAHLLSSSVRHRAWNKHPSELLSLLDRISQNFSQMSDPNHLEMCAQIPQFLPPTGGEPQTQELRDVVGRLWATLRPVVQGRLGSEQLGHVLVLSACLLDLCGWDPAGPPKFCCLLVNRACVEVRMALEEPPGTKLSAQQQHTVTACYRILESAMEQACNMGDSTDSPAQPEVTIAGLSLQQSRQVLGVLEEAFSAIIYYLQQVDLSRYDDPFVFATFRALCAWLAEETSCLKEEIMALLPFLIGYTKHHLRDKKGKGLADWMSKMAVTDGSQAGTWTGEHVLRYLLPALCHLSAEEGPRKVLLSLDTPAVLVDFLVHGWGVLKTQSGKTVNRDPSLETACSALLNFVVTEPERVRTDACFASLDALLSEALPSLLYKSRLLVLTANFCTLGLMINRLKPTLIGLGNSSQQLFFSSALRFLRGALQAVEGEGQVQVSPLWAPWWEEACELWRLSLQALGGCVNTQPWIATIIREEGWLQNILSLLESSCGLPDPHSQEALEEALCAIAQKCSFCRQDISISMKRETADSLHCMPQLRKILMSQDHELWGNNSNI; encoded by the exons ATTACACGGTTGTGTCCAGCAAATCAGCTGGATCGCGTGACCCTGCATCGAGTCTTCGAAGCAGTGGGTTTCAACCTGCCTGCACGTCTGCTGGTGACGGCGATCCGAGGGAGCGAGAGCTCTGGGCTTCCCCCTGAGGAGCTGCTCTCTCTCGGCACTGCTTTACTGGCTGCTCTAAGCACAGACCCAGACATGGCCACTCATCCCCAGCTACTCAGTACCATACCTCTCCTCCTGGGGTTGCTGGAAGGTGGAGCACCAGTCAGCCAGAAGCGAGCCCAGCGTGACACTGCAGCGTCTCCAACCACTGAGAAGACACATCCCGGTGCTGCGTCTCATCATACAAGCAAAAGCACTTCAGGAAAGGAAGCCCCAACGAGTCCTTCTGGGTTAGGGGATGGAGATGAGGCAGTCCAGCCTCCCACATCCATCCTGGATGAGGCAGTGGCATCCGACTGCTATCAGGTTCTGAACTCTCTGTGTGCCCTGCCACGAGGCCCGGATCAGCTGCTGTCCCGCGGTGCTGTCCCTGCTCTGTGCAGGGCCGTGTCTCAAAAACAGACTCTCAGCTGTGAGAAGGGTCTTCCGCTCCTGGCTCATCTCTTATCGAGCAGCGTCAGGCATAGAGCGTGGAACAAACACCCATCAGAACTGCTCTCTCTCCTTGATAGGATCTCCCAGAACTTCAGCCAGATGTCAGATCCGAATCATCTGGAGATGTGCGCTCAGATACCGCAGTTCCTCCCCCCAACAGGAGGAGAACCACAAACTCAAGAGCTCAGGGATGTGGTCGGTCGTCTTTGGGCAACATTACGTCCAGTGGTTCAGGGGAGACTCGGCTCAGAGCAGCTGGGCCATGTTCTGGTGCTGTCTGCTTGCTTGCTGGATTTGTGTGGCTGGGATCCAGCAGGTCCACCCAAGTTCTGCTGCTTGCTAGTGAACCGGGCCTGTGTGGAGGTGAGGATGGCGCTCGAGGAGCCCCCAGGTACAAAGCTGTCCGCTCAGCAGCAGCACACCGTCACAGCCTGCTACCGTATCTTGGAGTCAGCCATGGAACAAGCATGTAACATGGGGGATAGCACGGATAGTCCGGCTCAGCCGGAGGTGACCATTGCTGGTTTGAGTCTGCAGCAGAGCAGGCAGGTGCTGGGGGTCTTAGAGGAAGCTttttctgccatcatttactaCCTGCAACAG GTGGACCTGAGCCGCTATGATGACCCCTTTGTTTTTGCAACGTTCCGCGCTCTTTGTGCCTGGTTGGCTGAGGAGACGTCATGTTTAAAGGAGGAAATCATGGCCCTCTTGCCCTTCCTCATTGGCTACACCAAACATCATCTGCGAGACAAGAAAGGCAAGGGACTTGCTGATTGGATGTCAAAGATGGCTGTCACTGATGGCTCACAAGCTGGAACGTGGACAGGCGAGCATGTACTGAG aTATCTCCTCCCAGCACTTTGCCACCTGTCAGCTGAGGAAGGCCCGAGAAAGGTGCTGCTCTCTCTGGATACTCCGGCTGTACTGGTGGACTTTCTCGTCCATGGCTGGGGAGTCCTGAAGACTCAGAGCGGGAAAACAGTCAACCGAGATCCCAGTTTAGAAACCGCCTGTTCCGCCCTACTCAACTTTGTAGTCACGGAGCCTGAGCGAGTCAG GACTGATGCTTGCTTTGCTTCCCTGGACGCATTACTGAGTGAAGCACTGCCAAGCCTCCTCTACAAGTCACGCCTGTTGGTTCTGACAGCCAACTTCTGCACTCTGGGGCTTATGATTAACAGATTAAAACCGACCTTAATCG GTCTGGGGAATTCCAGTCAGCAGCTGTTCTTCTCTTCTGCCCTGCGGTTCCTCCGAGGGGCGCTACAGGCGGTCGAGGGTGAGGGCCAGGTGCAAGTCTCCCCTTTGTGGGCGCCGTGGTGGGAGGAGGCGTGTGAGCTCTGGAGGCTCAGTCTGCAGGCTCTGGGCGGCTGTGTGAACACGCAGCCCTGGATAGCCACCATCATCAGGGAGGAGGGCTGGCTGCAGAACATCCTCAGCCTGCTGGAGTCCAGCTGTGGTCTCCCAGACCCCCATTCACAGGAGGCGCTGGAAGAGGCTCTGTGTGCCATCGCTCAGAAGTGCTCATTTTGTCGTCAAGATATTAGTATATCCATGAAAAGGGAAACCGCAGACTCACTCCACTGCATGCCACAGCTGAGGAAGATTCTTATGAGCCAAGATCATGAGCTGTGGGGTAATAACTCAAATATATAA